The Arctopsyche grandis isolate Sample6627 chromosome 12, ASM5162203v2, whole genome shotgun sequence genome includes the window CTTTGATTTTCTTATAAACAACTTGGCCTGAAATTAGTTTGGATAttcgaaatattttaatgataagAATTAATGTTTTTGCCAATAGTTGATAATCAAGAAGCTGTATATTTGATTCGTTTCagctgtttaatataaaaaaaactcgcccAATATGTaacagtataaaatattttatccaaAAACAACTACTTATACTTATCATAAGCAATAATGTAATGCATCAAAGCTGATAGATTATATTCCGAAGATACTACACACAGCTCTCGTATCACATAACAGTGAATACAAATATTGTCGACCACTGTTGGGTAATAATGATTGATTTCCACAAACCGTTCACAACGACAGAACAATGGGTTGTGTCTGTTTCATTGATTATTTTCTTAAAACTTTCTTCATTTGCTTGTTTTGGTGCTCCATTGAACAGAGCGCAGTGTCGGCCTTGTTCAGCAGGGAATCCAATTTGTCGACTTGCGACGAGACTTGCTGATTGATTTCCATTCCGATACTTCTATCCtggtttgatttcattgtttccAGATCGTTGAGTGCTTCGTTGATATTGGCTCCGGTGCCGGAGGGACCAGCACCATCCGGAGGCAAGTAGCTCGGATCAGTCGAATACGAAATGTTGTCCCTGGAGCCAGTTATCTTATTACGTATTATATCAGTCAGACTTCCATACATACCCtggatttttattaataatatatacatcaaTAATACATTCCTATTATTAATACTTcactattacttttttttatagatacctttattttattaagtttcTTTTGCGTTCccgataaaattgtatttaattcgGTTAACCCTCCACCTACTTGCTttaattcatcattttgaaGCGAGATATCCTGAAATAAGTATTGaataaatacagatattaaaatCGAGGGGAAGTTTAAAACATTAAGCactaataataacactgagcgacaaaaaaaaataccagggcagagactaaccaatctttactaagtttaacccactgaattcgaatatgatttttgttgtttgggtctcctttacgagatatgagcgtttaaaaaaatgcgcactttttacagatttttggcttttgcggtctttaattcaaaatctagtattgctgtgctcagagtgagtattggaatcaatagtcagatgttttttctattaattgtgattttttattgttttaaaatattaataattaattttctagcgaattttaaaagtcaaaaatatattttttttatggattttttctctgtgctattttgcatttgtttggtcagttttttatttcaccgcgttcataaggattggttttatatctccatattttttatttttatctaaacgtactaactcgagcggtaattgctaaGATAGACTTTCGTTCAGTTTCCGGGAACGTACACTAGAAGCTTTGGAGtaagtttttcttttaataaacttatataaaaaaatatatagacacTCACTTCGAACTGAGCAGCCATCAGACTTTCGTCTATATTTGGTTTAGGTTGATGTCGATAAAATTCTTCTTCATTTGGTTTTTCCAATCCTAAAAGCTCGGCACGCATGCAAGCGTGTTCGTACGTTCCTTCTGCCATTTTTCAGTTCTGTAAATgtttaataatagtaatagatataaaatgacAGTGTTTTCTCTTCTAATAACATAAAAggtagatgaaaaaaaaacttacatttATTCTAGTTTAAAGAcaattaaaattggcaaatcagtgtatttaaattaataccaCATCTATAATCAATTTGACGTAAGAAAGCACTGCAAAAATACTATGTGACAGTGAGATTCATGACTGGCGAGTTGTGCGACGACGCGATATAAAATATCGATTCGCCATTTGCACTGCTCGTACATACGTTCACTGCGATTTTGTACTTATCAGCTAACCTGCGAATTTGTTTCTGAAAATTGaccttttttaaatttatccatTTTACACAATCAccgtaatagaaaaaaatacagtttttgtCTGATACGCCAAATGCTAAATTTGACCAGGCGAAAACGCTGTAGTAAGAAACATCATTGTAACATAATATGTAACGAAAAATGCAATGAAAGAATTtccatttatttaatgttaCGCCTTTACGATAATAGTATTTTCGCAGAATTCGAGCTGTGGTCACATTTAAATCATCAGGTTTACCTATCGAAGGGGTCGTATTGAATCATATTGTTCGAATTGAGGTCATTCTTTTGGCACGGGTAGAGGAATGTGTTCCATCTATCGAGATTGTCCTTTGATCTTgatttatttcttaaacttgTGTTGTTTTGATTGAAAATGGTTGACTTAATGAGGCTTAAGTTTCTAATTGCGCTTGAATTGTGTACGCGGTAAGCTTTGATATTATTGATTACCTACAAAGGAAACACTAAAATATACGGTCATTCagattttaaagaaaaaaataaatagttctaTTACATCACTGAGAACCTTTTGTACCCTCGATGATACTCATGCTGGCTtactgaaaatgaaatattatcttGACGTTaatgtattgttttaatttgagTGGCCACTGGACCTTAACTGCAGCTTTTTAATttggaaataataaatattaacatatttgagtctaattttaaatattgcaaggTGAAGTGAacgattgtattgtatattttagtTTAGCGTCGTTGATTTGGACGTCGACATTAACAGCATCGTTTGCGTCGTAGTAGTAAGCCTGAACAGAGCTTAGAGCTAGAGCAGAGCTAGAGctctttgaaatgtggtgttaccggagatCTCATGAAAGGAgaatgtaagaaacgaaacggtcctccagcttcttcataaaaagagaaaaCTTCTTGACACGGTAAAGCGCCGTaatatggaatattttggcCACGTTATTCGCGACTCCAAATAttcccttctacaaacaatcatagagagCAAAATAGGGTACTCATCCCTTATGTGAATGCCACCGCCGTGCGCGCACACCTACAGCCCCACATACGCTCTATTCGTTGGGTATTTGCAAGTTTTATGGATCGACGAAATGAAGCCGATGGTTAACCGTTTgatgcagagaaatgtaataagaatagaggggcccttacgaataaataattgttgtcaattttacgcggtacgtctttaTAAAttcgctacatcgcacggaatacaatcggatcaataatatatataaaaacggactgtcgctaaatatatttgtatatttgtatatttgtatatttgtatatatgtgacggacgatcaaccgtcaaccagggggcgccggaggcgtcggcggcgctgggggcgaagcccccggggtgccgaaggcatcgggggtgctgggggcgccggaggcgtcggcggcgctggggccgaaggccccggagggacggaggcatcgggggcaaaggcgtcaggaggtcggcgatgcacaaaacgtaattcgtaattcgtaatcacttcgtaattcgtgcatcaatttctttccgaaaccagtcgattcaatatctttaactttatttttattcgagtttcaattccttttcgaaaccacccgttgaaatcaacgggtccaacactagtttacttataaaaatgtaacccatgttgtttattctgtgtttttgaatgcattgtgcaatttttaccgatgcttgcccatcttgcgagtaatataaacaaacagagaagtttttatcggataaacgtcgagcaccaagcatcaaatacgactgatgctaaaattatttaagattatctgtgaacaatcgtcacttgacaacaatatgacgcctaaagccacttatattaatataacatttctctggtttgaTGCGCAAAACCAAGCTAAGATAAAACCTTATTATATGCTTGCCATAGATCGCTCAtaaacatagaagtagaatgcatagaatggtcatttttaacaaaagtatcgtctaaaagcgagccatcgaagagagagacggcaagtcagaagagagacaagagagagagagacgaagtttggcaaacaatgaacaaactctgccgagcagagtttttgtagcaacatttttggaggctgagagcgattctatgcattctatgCTCATAAATCATAATGATCGAGCCTGATCTGAGATCTTGCATTATGATCAGTGCCGGTCttagggggggctgggtcgggcgacgcccgagggcgccaaataagttagggcgccacacgatgcgcaaaatttaaaattagagcgccaaaagccatacaaaattttagattagagcgctaaAGGTGAAAtctttttctaagggtgtttagaaaaaattgcccgagggcgccattgggtgtaaggccggcactgattaTGATCGGCAATTTTGTGCACACATGCAGTACTGTGCAATTTTGTGTGCATGTgcccagtggtgtcaccccgattttggaacaacgggtttccaattttattttgaaaaagtatatacctacatatatatatacatttttttcgtccaaAGCACTATTACaagaaagttcattaaattttcaacatttgtataatttttgacaaaaattatatgaatttttagattaaatattgggtatccggaaatttttgacttttaacaacgggtttccggaatcccatggaaaccattaggatGACACCACTGCATGCGCCTAATTATGTCAGTGTATGTGTGCGCGGTGGCATAGTACCGAAAATAAAAGGCAAAGGCTACGTTTAcactggttcggtgattactggtcacaaattactcgtcacaaagtcactaaaatctctataacggaacatctggcagccgaaaacttgaacttgagtgccaaatattgtgtattcgcgattttcatggcaaaaaatgtctttgtgaccactccaatgtgacgaatagtccaattaccgtttaCAATACCGATAACTACACCCGATCCAcccgatatttaggaatttttccataaccagtttctaaatagcaaccacaggttgcaatatgggaactggatatggaaaaattcctaaatatcgggTGGATCtagtgtagatatcggtagtgtaaacGTAGCCAATCGATGGCTTAGGAGAAAAAAACTCTCTTGGCTCTAGAAAATCAGGTCATAGATGGGACCGGACTCAAAAAAttgtttcggcttgcccatgatggggaggaattcgcacgggccataaactatgtctgcccatggtagttgCCTACATCCGAATAcagattcggcattagaagaagaatatttgtaaagaaatatttgaatttgttttcAATTGCTGCTATGGTTGGAAAGAAGGGTGCTTGGAGTGGGCGCTAGTATAGAAAGCGGAGACAGCGGCGAGCAGTAGAGTAGTGAGGCGAGCGGTGAGCGGCGTGCGGTGTGTGGTGGGTGGTGAGCGGTGAGCGGCGAACGGCGATCAGTGATCGGCGATCAGTCGGCGTGAGCGCTCGAACAGGCATCAGTGAAATCAGTGGAGGTTTCGGAAAGCCTGTCTCGGCTCAACCAATGGCTACCCGTAAGTTTCTCCACTTCCGGTACATTTCAAACCACTTCTGACCACTCTTTTTTCCTTTCCGTCAACttatttattttgtcaatttcaTCCCACTGCGGTCGAAATGCGTCCGCATTCGCGGCCATTACCGCACACTTTCTCGCGTCCATGACTTGAAAACTTTCTTTCGtgattatttcaattatataatttacgtTTATTAATTTATGACACCGTAAATTTGTCTCGATATTAATTCATTCAATTGATTTTTGCAACACTGGTAAATTTATTTGCATACAAATTTAAaggtataaatttttttttcagaatcacTCACTGCTGAAACATTATCAAAACTTCGAAAGGAGTTCGAAAGCACTCCTATAAATCTTGTAGCTAGAAATGTTTGTACAAAAATCGATCCTTTCGATGCCTGCCTTTCCAGGACACAAATCGAAATCTCTCAACATGTTTTCGAATACaaggtattttttaaattgcattcaacatatatatgtatgtattacaattgaatttattccaatttattaaaaaaaaaaaaaaacatgaaaatttcAGGTAGAAACCGAAGGTAAGCCGGTGACCAATCAAAAAACATCTGGAAGATGTTGGCTTTTTGCCGCACTCAATGTTATGAGGTTGCCTTTTATGAAGCAACACTCCATAGAagaattcgaattttcgcaagggtatattttattttattcacaccAGCAAATCATTCCGTAGAATAATatactaaaaatgaaatttaaaatttcagctATCTCTTCTTTTGGGATAAAATAGAACGATGCCATTACTGGTTAAATTCTATTGTCGAAACTGCAAGAAGAGGCGAAAAAGTAGATGGGCGACTTGTTGCATTTTTACTCAATGTAATcatctatttatataaaatttgattgtaatataatttataatggaTTTGATTTCAGTTTTGAATGAATTTGCAGGATCCATCTTGCGACGGTGGACAATGGGATATGATTGTAAATCTTGTGAATAAATATGGCGTAATGCCAAAGAAATGTTTTCCCGAATCATTCAGCTGCGAATGCAGCCAGCACATGAACGCAATGCTAAAATCTAAAGTATTAACTTCTATATAGactgctgtttttttttattattgtttaaaaataacaacataCGTTGATTTTTCAGTTACGTGAGTTCGCTAAGGTTCTACGTGATTTAGTGGAATCGGGCGCAGCAGAATCGGAAATTCAAGCTACTATTGATAAACAAACAGCAATAATTTATAGAATAGTTTCTATCTGTCTCAgtgagtataatatatgtatatgtacatatatattttttaccacATATTGTACAGAAGAAATCCTTCAATCGGGTTGATAAACTTattgcaaataaaattttgcaacATATTTCATACTCTTATTTCGCGTATGCGTAATGCTGTTACATGATACTGTGGCGATAAATAACAATTGTAAAACTTgctgtgcatatatgtacataatgtataatCAGCAAATAAACAATATGATATTATCTGAGAAAGACACGTCTCATTTTCTTCtaaattgaatttacatattttattcacaCTGAGGTACACCCAAGCTTTTTCATAAATTTCTTTTTTGTGTAATTTAATCATTATGTCATTCAGTATacattataagaaaaaaatacaatttcttCCATTGTGACTGTTCTTTTCTAACCTAGGTGAATGCACATGGGTATTAAATTGGACACGAAACACAATCCAATTGTGTACTATGACTTATAATTGCACACGTGTAAAGctgttttgttatttttgcgATTGATATATTAGTGTTGCATCATTTTTTTCGGAATAATCACATGTGACAATTAATTTGAGTTATTTATACCTTAAGTTTCTTACGCTGACGACTCGAAGAGCAGACACTTCTTATTTGTCAATGTCGTTCTATTGCGATAGCcttgtttcaatacattttttttattttaacatttattgCGTGTTTAATGATCGTATTGAAAACATTTTCACCCTTGGCTTATTTAAATCAATCTCTAtctattatctaaaaaaaactatttacttCCACGTGATAAGTAGCATACAAAAAATTTGCAATATTTATCCATAAGTACTACTATACATCAtgtatcatttaaattttcattaggtATCCCTCCGGAAGAATTCGTTTGGGAATACTACACGAAATCAAAGCAATACAAATCTGTAGGACCCATCACACCGGTTGCATTTTACGAGACTTACGTCAAACCTGTGTTTGACGTTAATGATAAGGTCACCTTCATTACTTAATGCACATTGATTCATTTTATTATGCATTGTTACGCGATTATTTATTTTCCAGGTATGCTTAGTGACGGATCCGCGTCCAAATCACAAATACGGACTGTTGTACACTGTTGATTTATTGGGAAACGTTGTCGGAGGAAGAAGAACACTTTATAACAATCAACCCGCTTCGCTTTTGATGAAGTGTGTATTTGTTTTACGACCTGAAATTAACTTAAGTTTAATTCTtgatataattcaaattttgtacaatatttttagAGTAGCCGCTGATAGCATTAAGGCAGGTGAAGCAGTTTGGTTCGGATGCGAAGTCACCAAAAGATTTGCTGGGAAATTGGGGCTCGAAGATCTGAAAATGTTAGTCGGCTTGAAGTGATTTGAAATATGCTGTACGATAAATATGCTATGAcgatgtatacattttattattatattccagACATGATTTTTCGCTGGTTTTCGGAACTGATATCCAAACTACTTTGACTAAAGCTGATAGAGTTATATATGGAGAATCTAGCATGACTCATGCTATGGTGTTTACAGCTGTATCTGTTAGCGTTTTATtggttttataattaaaaaaatcaatgagaatatgtaaaatattaatgttttaacgttttttttgttatgtttaAGGGAAATGAAGTAGCTACTAAATTCCGCGTGGAAAACTCTTGGGGTGAAGAACGAGGGGAAAAAGGATATTTGTTGCTCACTGCTGATTGGTTCAAGGAATTTGTTTTTGAGGTATGTACAATATGATTCATGATTGGGTAaaatgatattaatttttaattaaattcaaaacgtTTTCTTTCAGGTGGTGTGTGATAAAAAGTATGTACCTGCCGAGGTTCTCAGCGTCTTTAATCTAGAGCCTGTGACATTACCCGCCTGGGATCCGATGGGAACATTGGCTCAATAATCCGGtcaaaaaatcatgaatttctCACATAATTTCTCTTGCATAATTATACTTATGAAATTTTCTACCATTTGATATCACTGTACTTATGTAAACTAAAAGTATGCAGATTTTGCATAGGCATTTTAAAGCCTTCATTACTTTTCAATGTGATCGAAGGATAATTAATTTgtcgcatttacatacatacacacataatattaaaatcaataatattgATGCAATCATAAatgtagtgtttatttttgttatattttattttcattttttaggaTAAATTTAAGTGACACCGCAGTTAATATATTAACGTGTcctctaaatatttttttacaaagttttgtatgaaaatcgaattttgtgttttgTTCGATAATCTTATCGAATTATATTAATTGTTTCTAAATTTGTGttgaaaaataactaatcaaggATAATCACTCGTATGTGACTTAATTTTTATGatgtattcgtttttttttttttatatatatatatatgctttaTCGATTTTGtcactaaatttttattatcaaagaaattgtcattttaaaatttaagaaatatgtAATTAGAACTCAATTATTACTTTAGCTCCgcactttgatattttattaattgtgtTACCTGACTACTTAGTAGATCTCGATTAACACTATACATAAATTTGCATAATTCATGAGTCTCCATTATTATAAGATGCTAGTAAATCAATTCAGCTTCCAAAACATTTATTATCAGATaataaaactaatttttttatacttttatctGACATCAcaaaatgcataatatatatatttccgaATTTTGAATGTGTCGATATTTAACAATTATTATTGTgctattcacatatacatactttcatttattatattagttATGTTTATGTACTGATTTCAGTTACCATTTTaatctgtatatgtataaatattgcaAAGAATGTAATGAGTCTCTTTAGTCTTCATTTATagcaaatttttatatatccaTTTATATTGCCCATTTATTAGTACAAATatgaaacgattttttttttattattaaataacccTGATCCAAAATTctaaattcattaataaaatttaccaaATCCTTCCTATTCATATTTCAAAGATTGAAAaccacttttttatatataaggaaaataataaatttatattatatatatacatatacgtatcgGAATGCATATGCTCTGTGTATGTACAGTTATTCAAGGAGTTTTTAAAgccttgtaatttttttttccgatCGTAATCAAATTATCAACCTGTTAGTTCAGTGAACTTTTGCTCATTGATGTTATGGTAGGATTCAAGCGTCAAGTTTTTATGCTATTCAACCGAGAAGCGAAACTGTAAATTATTCCTACACTttctaaatacaaaataataaaatcaatatatccATATTAACCCTAATCTTAATAGGGTTTGTGCAATTCGCTTCTTAAAACTTCAATTATAGAAAAACTTTGTTTAATATtctactatattttataatactgataaaaatagtaaatttaaataaacgatAATATGAAATGATATTGTATATCCAAAGGTAACGTTATATTCGATCATCAACTCATTCCATTCGGCCAATAATTGGTTATTGAATGTTCGTGTCAACGATACATGTCATCAAATACCCGATAATGTGGAATAAAACTGGTGGTTTTATGACCTCATATTTTTCCTTGACTAGAGAATATAGCAAAAGTCCACAGTAATTGACTACAAAGATGATTCggataattaaaattcattatcAAAGCAATCGTGGTGATAATGATTTCATAAATTACGTGTAAATACAATAGTttggtatttatatataaagtttttGCTACAACAAATCAACATAAAAGAGCTGTTTTTCACGTGCGTATACTAACGTACTTGTAAATGATAATGCAATCATTGGCCATTCAAATATTTACGGAAAAAAGGAAAGAAAAGCAGAAGTAGGtatgtaataaatgaaaaattgatacaTGCGATGCGCAATCCAAATCCGAGTGTCtattcattgatgtataatacactagatgggccctgacgtgtgattttggtcggagatcttgtcttcactaactgaggggtgcggggggtttaactagcggggaagttgggaaaaaaaaggtttttttccctacgacgcagcggtacctacctacctactgaaactgtgcatgcgccaaaatggagaccagtataaagcgtgagggcggatctatgtgtattatatatctatgtgtcCATTGCATAtgcctaatatttatatttgttcaaaattaacATTATCTTTGTAACggcataattaataattttccttcaaaaataaaattacgtaacacctgttttaaatttcaaaacttaCCACAGTTTGACTATCGTggctcttaaccctttgaatgctgaccaacgccaacaagtccatgagacTGAAAAACACCGATagtcgttgttttttgagtatgtaaaaaataaacaagaatactacccgcttagCATTTccaggtaaaattgaaa containing:
- the LOC143920415 gene encoding uncharacterized protein LOC143920415, with translation MAEGTYEHACMRAELLGLEKPNEEEFYRHQPKPNIDESLMAAQFECTFPETERKSILAITARKTAKDISLQNDELKQVGGGLTELNTILSGTQKKLNKIKGMYGSLTDIIRNKITGSRDNISYSTDPSYLPPDGAGPSGTGANINEALNDLETMKSNQDRSIGMEINQQVSSQVDKLDSLLNKADTALCSMEHQNKQMKKVLRK
- the LOC143920618 gene encoding bleomycin hydrolase-like; translation: MATQSLTAETLSKLRKEFESTPINLVARNVCTKIDPFDACLSRTQIEISQHVFEYKVETEGKPVTNQKTSGRCWLFAALNVMRLPFMKQHSIEEFEFSQGYLFFWDKIERCHYWLNSIVETARRGEKVDGRLVAFLLNDPSCDGGQWDMIVNLVNKYGVMPKKCFPESFSCECSQHMNAMLKSKLREFAKVLRDLVESGAAESEIQATIDKQTAIIYRIVSICLSIPPEEFVWEYYTKSKQYKSVGPITPVAFYETYVKPVFDVNDKVCLVTDPRPNHKYGLLYTVDLLGNVVGGRRTLYNNQPASLLMKVAADSIKAGEAVWFGCEVTKRFAGKLGLEDLKIHDFSLVFGTDIQTTLTKADRVIYGESSMTHAMVFTAVSGNEVATKFRVENSWGEERGEKGYLLLTADWFKEFVFEVVCDKKYVPAEVLSVFNLEPVTLPAWDPMGTLAQ